From Sediminibacterium sp. TEGAF015, a single genomic window includes:
- a CDS encoding DNA polymerase/3'-5' exonuclease PolX, which produces MITNDEIAAQFSLLAKLMDIHGENAFKAKSYAAAAFSIDKLLTPLGEMERNAIFSIKGIGESAGKRILEILDTGQFATLNDMILKTPPGILEMLNIKGIGPKKIATIWKELEIETLGELLYACNENRLTLYKGFGEKTQLNIKESIEFYMGSMGRYLYQQVEEVQMELEKLFSQTFPYRFISTGEFRRQLEIIDSIEWVTNAKAEALSAFMNQIGFTIDNQQEDKISYRNEKNIRVQFWLADEEKIPSILFKSSCSELFLNVWTKKFGWNETEIYDSEEKIFEKAGCQFIPAYMREDAESLELATQHKLSPAITEKEIKGIIHSHSTWSDGGNTILQMAEAAIKEGLEYLVISDHSKSAFYANGLSIERVMQQHQEIEKINQQLAPFKIFKSIESDILNDGSLDYPDEVLEKFDLVIASVHSNLKMNEEKANTRVIKAIENRYTSILGHPTGRLLLSRAGYPIDHERIIDACAANGVVIELNAHPRRLDLDWRWIRKALQKNVMISINPDAHTIDGFKDCKYGVLVAQKAGLMPAQNLSSFTLSELETFLLVQKQKR; this is translated from the coding sequence ATGATAACAAATGATGAAATAGCGGCACAGTTTAGCCTATTAGCAAAACTAATGGACATACATGGAGAGAATGCATTTAAAGCCAAGTCCTATGCTGCTGCTGCATTTAGTATAGATAAATTACTCACCCCTTTGGGAGAAATGGAGAGAAATGCCATTTTTTCTATCAAGGGAATTGGAGAAAGTGCAGGCAAAAGAATATTGGAAATACTAGATACAGGTCAGTTTGCTACTTTAAATGACATGATCCTGAAAACACCTCCTGGCATACTTGAAATGCTAAATATAAAAGGGATCGGGCCTAAAAAAATTGCTACCATTTGGAAAGAGTTGGAAATTGAAACACTAGGTGAATTATTGTATGCTTGTAATGAAAACAGGCTAACTCTTTACAAGGGATTTGGAGAAAAAACCCAGCTCAATATAAAGGAATCAATTGAGTTTTACATGGGATCGATGGGCCGGTATTTATACCAGCAGGTTGAGGAAGTTCAAATGGAGTTAGAGAAATTATTTTCCCAGACCTTTCCCTATCGATTCATCTCTACAGGTGAATTCAGAAGACAACTAGAAATTATAGATAGTATTGAATGGGTCACCAATGCAAAAGCAGAAGCACTTTCTGCTTTTATGAATCAAATTGGATTTACAATTGACAACCAGCAAGAGGATAAAATAAGTTACCGGAATGAAAAAAATATACGTGTTCAATTCTGGCTTGCTGATGAAGAAAAAATACCCTCCATCCTATTTAAGTCTAGTTGTAGTGAATTGTTTTTGAATGTATGGACAAAAAAATTCGGATGGAACGAGACTGAAATTTACGATTCAGAAGAAAAAATATTTGAAAAAGCGGGTTGTCAATTTATACCAGCTTACATGCGGGAAGATGCTGAATCATTGGAGTTGGCTACTCAACACAAACTCTCTCCAGCCATTACAGAAAAGGAAATAAAAGGTATTATACATTCTCATAGCACCTGGAGTGACGGTGGAAATACTATTCTGCAAATGGCCGAAGCTGCCATAAAAGAGGGATTAGAATACCTGGTAATTTCCGATCACTCTAAATCAGCATTTTACGCTAATGGTTTAAGCATAGAAAGAGTAATGCAGCAACACCAGGAAATTGAAAAAATCAATCAACAACTGGCCCCATTTAAAATATTCAAAAGCATAGAAAGCGATATTTTAAATGATGGCAGTTTAGATTATCCAGATGAAGTGCTGGAAAAATTTGATTTGGTTATTGCTTCTGTACATTCCAATCTTAAAATGAACGAAGAAAAAGCGAATACCCGAGTAATCAAAGCTATTGAGAATAGATATACCAGCATCTTAGGGCACCCAACCGGAAGGTTATTATTGAGCCGTGCTGGTTATCCAATTGATCACGAAAGAATAATTGATGCCTGCGCAGCAAATGGCGTAGTCATTGAACTGAATGCACACCCCAGAAGGCTCGATCTGGATTGGCGCTGGATCAGAAAGGCCCTCCAGAAAAATGTAATGATTTCCATCAATCCTGATGCACATACTATTGATGGATTTAAAGATTGCAAATACGGCGTACTGGTTGCTCAAAAAGCGGGATTAATGCCTGCACAGAATCTAAGTAGTTTTACGCTTTCAGAACTGGAAACTTTTTTGTTGGTACAAAAACAGAAACGCTAA
- the mazG gene encoding nucleoside triphosphate pyrophosphohydrolase yields the protein MNQTAESFLRLVKIMDELREQCPWDKKQTIHTLRSMTIEELYELVDAIDSNDWKGIKEELGDLFLHLLFYTRIGREESKFMLDDVLNGIAEKLIRRHPHIYGDVEVKDEEEVKKNWQKIKAAEGKLSQSLLEGVPKSLPAIVKALRVQEKAKQIGFEWENKQDVWAKVEEEMNEFTTAVQQADKNEMEAEFGDILFSLVNYARFLQIDPEAALEKTNQKFIRRFKFMEKKAGEKGLTLDKMSLSEMDELWNAAKTSNELDH from the coding sequence ATGAACCAAACTGCTGAAAGTTTCTTAAGACTCGTTAAAATAATGGATGAACTGCGGGAGCAATGTCCCTGGGATAAAAAGCAAACAATTCATACGCTTCGTTCCATGACAATAGAGGAATTGTATGAATTGGTAGATGCTATTGATTCTAATGACTGGAAAGGCATTAAAGAGGAACTTGGAGACCTTTTTCTGCATTTATTATTTTATACCCGAATAGGAAGAGAAGAATCCAAATTTATGCTGGATGACGTTTTGAATGGTATAGCAGAAAAGCTGATTAGACGTCATCCTCATATTTATGGAGATGTAGAAGTAAAAGATGAAGAGGAAGTGAAAAAAAACTGGCAAAAAATTAAAGCAGCAGAAGGTAAGCTGTCCCAATCCCTTCTGGAAGGGGTTCCCAAATCATTGCCTGCTATTGTAAAAGCACTGCGGGTTCAGGAAAAAGCCAAACAAATTGGGTTTGAATGGGAAAATAAGCAGGATGTTTGGGCAAAGGTTGAAGAGGAAATGAATGAGTTCACTACTGCTGTTCAGCAGGCGGATAAAAATGAAATGGAAGCTGAGTTTGGCGATATTTTATTCAGTTTGGTTAATTATGCACGGTTTTTGCAGATAGATCCGGAAGCAGCACTGGAAAAGACCAACCAGAAATTTATAAGACGGTTCAAGTTCATGGAAAAAAAGGCAGGCGAGAAAGGACTGACCCTTGATAAAATGAGCCTTTCCGAAATGGATGAACTCTGGAACGCTGCTAAAACAAGCAATGAATTGGACCATTAA
- a CDS encoding sensor histidine kinase: MNWTIKHIQQAAFRNGYLIITAAWLYTISFIFSNYFSYNSSPDKVSENITARIHRLESRFEEISGDTALIAGLVFDTVNAEIPLALQKEQAGFFVYELKSGQPTKQVYWSTNKITVPDKELSSFAPVKFVNTSNGQFIFLKRKITLRGQSFWLVNMIPVKWAYFIQNKYFISDFAEFPGLDEQYVIVDVITDNPVYSKNGLYLFSLQLKEGKRFISYDNITICFRLLAVFLLFTFIHGITLELIRRVNFRTAVVFLLINVFFLRFVAFVFPFPFDYSKLPLFDPTIYASNWINSSLGALFINAVLFYWVLRFIKIHYINTIEDKPALSNISIIVRLFILTTSAFFIINIIQSLVRDAKISFDVTNFFSLTIYSTISIVILCFLALGYFYLSQLLAIKLILTDAGKLLPLLVIILSGFVNMLLMNNYSQVGFYFLLIVWIVVYYFILCIRKSDIRIQIIKSPFFIFWVMFFALSIASLVIYQKRIVEFEQRKRIAEKLAIQSDPSGESLLKIAASNFNNNFLSENFQRFHESEYTNKFIKDSLINQNFSGYLNKYDTRIYTFDSLFHPLFNEDSLNYSSIKTIVLNQAIATDIPNLFTYDNNANGFNYIYQVDVEKNNTTIGHLFVLMKSKRYKSEALYPELFNQSQDVIATINSDYAYAIYSKGKLINHFNNYNFPTALSVNHNPAFEFTYRKANNYTELWYNAGNERQVAVVKQNAWFIESITLFAYLFCSFLLIIFVFHIGSLLVDAKFNLKQLGSLLRLNIRSQIQATIIFVSVFSFLVIGIATISFFIYRYNSTNEERLTKSIQVMANEMNAKVISILATDDEPNNTGIKNELENVIAEISDLHNVDINYYSATGDLIISTQPYIYNKSLLSRKMDPVAFYEMQRNNRIRFIQSESIGGFGYTSIYTPLLSENGETYGYLNIPYLNSQLDLNQEISGFLATLINLNAFIFLLAGAIAFFITNRITSSLRLIGATMQKMSLEAKNQPIEWYRNDEIGALVNEYNNMVKKLEISAESLAKTEREGAWREMARQVAHEIKNPLTPMKLSIQYLQNAVERGAPNVQELSLKLAKTLIEQIDQLAKIAGDFSQFANIGNVKLEKFSIIPIIESFQHLYEGDAAVTIEMTNEAKAVAIESDKVQINRLFMNLIQNSIEAGKEISGKATIQIHLKNQGNIIIIELQDFSGGIPASMKPNMFRPNFTTKSAGTGLGLAICKGIVEQANGQIQYQSTDGVGTLFTIQFPVSDI; this comes from the coding sequence ATGAATTGGACCATTAAACATATTCAGCAGGCAGCATTCAGGAATGGTTATTTAATTATAACTGCAGCCTGGTTGTACACTATATCATTTATTTTTTCCAATTACTTCAGTTACAATTCGAGTCCCGATAAAGTCAGTGAAAATATTACTGCCCGCATACACCGGCTTGAATCTCGGTTTGAAGAAATTTCAGGAGATACTGCATTAATTGCGGGATTGGTTTTTGATACTGTTAATGCAGAAATCCCTCTGGCTTTACAAAAAGAACAGGCAGGATTTTTTGTATACGAACTTAAATCAGGTCAGCCAACAAAACAAGTATACTGGAGTACCAACAAAATAACGGTACCGGATAAAGAACTTTCCAGCTTTGCACCAGTTAAATTCGTCAATACTTCCAATGGACAGTTTATTTTTCTTAAAAGGAAAATTACACTAAGAGGACAGAGCTTCTGGTTAGTTAACATGATTCCAGTAAAGTGGGCTTATTTTATCCAGAATAAATATTTTATTTCTGACTTTGCAGAGTTTCCGGGATTGGACGAACAGTATGTAATTGTAGATGTTATTACAGATAATCCTGTTTACAGTAAGAATGGATTGTATCTTTTTAGCCTTCAGCTGAAAGAGGGGAAACGGTTTATTTCTTATGATAATATAACCATCTGCTTCAGATTATTGGCTGTCTTTCTGCTGTTTACTTTTATACATGGAATAACACTTGAGTTGATCCGTAGGGTTAACTTTAGAACAGCGGTAGTTTTTTTACTGATCAATGTTTTCTTTTTAAGATTCGTTGCTTTTGTATTCCCATTCCCTTTTGATTATTCCAAGTTGCCTTTGTTTGACCCAACTATATATGCGTCCAATTGGATAAATTCTTCTCTGGGAGCATTATTCATTAATGCTGTTTTGTTTTATTGGGTGCTAAGATTTATTAAGATTCATTATATCAATACAATAGAAGATAAGCCAGCATTAAGCAATATCAGTATCATAGTCCGGCTTTTTATTTTGACTACTTCTGCTTTTTTTATTATCAATATCATCCAAAGCCTAGTAAGAGATGCAAAAATCTCATTTGATGTAACCAATTTCTTCAGTTTAACCATTTATAGCACTATTAGCATAGTGATTCTTTGTTTTTTGGCACTTGGCTATTTTTATCTTTCACAGTTGCTTGCTATTAAACTGATTCTGACAGATGCAGGTAAGTTACTTCCCTTATTGGTTATTATTTTGAGCGGATTTGTCAATATGCTCCTGATGAATAATTATAGTCAGGTGGGATTTTATTTTCTATTGATAGTATGGATAGTCGTTTATTATTTTATACTGTGTATTAGGAAATCTGATATTAGGATCCAGATTATTAAATCGCCCTTTTTTATTTTCTGGGTAATGTTTTTTGCTCTGTCAATTGCATCTCTGGTTATATATCAGAAAAGGATTGTTGAGTTTGAGCAAAGGAAAAGGATTGCAGAAAAATTAGCCATTCAGTCCGATCCCTCAGGAGAGAGTCTGCTTAAAATTGCAGCATCTAATTTTAATAATAATTTTTTAAGTGAAAATTTTCAGCGCTTCCATGAAAGTGAATACACGAATAAATTTATTAAGGACAGCCTGATTAACCAGAACTTTTCGGGCTATCTTAATAAATACGATACACGTATTTATACATTTGATAGTTTATTCCATCCTTTATTTAACGAAGACTCTCTCAATTATTCTTCTATTAAGACAATTGTATTGAACCAGGCAATTGCAACGGATATTCCTAATTTATTTACTTACGATAATAACGCAAACGGGTTCAATTACATTTATCAGGTAGACGTTGAAAAAAACAATACAACTATCGGCCATCTGTTCGTATTAATGAAATCGAAAAGGTACAAGAGTGAGGCTTTGTATCCGGAATTGTTTAACCAATCGCAGGATGTGATTGCAACAATAAATAGCGACTATGCCTATGCAATTTATAGTAAGGGTAAATTGATTAATCATTTCAATAATTATAATTTTCCAACTGCTCTGTCAGTGAATCATAATCCTGCATTTGAATTCACTTACCGAAAAGCCAATAACTATACAGAATTGTGGTATAATGCGGGCAATGAAAGGCAGGTGGCAGTAGTAAAACAAAATGCATGGTTTATTGAATCAATAACTCTTTTTGCCTATTTATTCTGTTCTTTCCTGCTAATCATTTTTGTTTTTCATATCGGTTCTCTGTTGGTAGATGCTAAATTTAATCTGAAACAATTGGGAAGTTTGTTGAGATTAAATATTCGTTCTCAAATTCAGGCGACTATCATATTTGTAAGTGTATTTTCTTTTCTGGTAATTGGAATAGCTACTATTTCCTTCTTTATCTATCGATACAATTCAACAAATGAAGAGCGTTTGACCAAATCGATACAGGTAATGGCTAATGAGATGAATGCAAAAGTTATCAGTATTTTGGCTACAGATGATGAACCTAATAATACAGGGATTAAAAATGAATTGGAAAATGTAATTGCTGAAATTTCTGATTTGCACAATGTTGACATTAATTACTATAGTGCTACAGGGGATTTAATTATTTCTACGCAACCCTATATATATAATAAGAGCTTACTGAGCAGGAAAATGGATCCTGTTGCCTTTTACGAAATGCAAAGAAACAACCGTATTCGGTTTATTCAGTCTGAATCTATCGGTGGATTTGGTTATACTAGCATTTACACACCTTTATTATCCGAAAATGGAGAAACTTATGGATATTTAAATATTCCTTATTTAAATTCTCAACTCGATTTGAATCAGGAAATATCCGGATTCTTAGCTACCCTTATTAACCTGAACGCCTTTATATTTTTATTGGCAGGAGCCATTGCTTTTTTCATCACCAACCGGATTACTTCTTCGCTTAGATTAATTGGTGCTACTATGCAGAAAATGAGCCTGGAAGCCAAAAATCAACCGATTGAATGGTATCGAAACGATGAAATTGGTGCACTGGTGAATGAGTATAACAACATGGTAAAAAAGCTGGAAATTAGCGCTGAAAGCCTTGCTAAAACAGAAAGGGAAGGCGCATGGCGAGAGATGGCAAGACAGGTGGCCCATGAAATTAAAAATCCACTTACACCAATGAAACTGAGCATTCAGTACCTCCAAAACGCGGTGGAAAGGGGAGCGCCAAATGTCCAGGAATTGAGCCTTAAATTGGCTAAAACACTGATTGAACAAATTGATCAGTTGGCTAAAATTGCAGGTGATTTTTCGCAATTTGCCAATATTGGCAATGTAAAACTTGAAAAGTTTTCCATCATCCCCATTATTGAATCATTTCAGCATCTCTATGAGGGGGATGCAGCTGTAACAATTGAAATGACTAATGAAGCCAAGGCAGTAGCGATAGAATCTGATAAGGTTCAGATTAATCGGTTGTTCATGAATCTGATTCAAAATTCAATAGAGGCAGGAAAGGAAATATCAGGAAAAGCAACCATACAGATTCACCTAAAGAATCAAGGAAACATAATAATCATTGAACTACAAGACTTTTCAGGCGGAATCCCGGCTTCCATGAAACCCAATATGTTCAGGCCTAATTTTACTACTAAATCTGCTGGAACGGGGTTAGGATTGGCAATTTGTAAAGGCATTGTTGAACAAGCCAATGGACAAATACAGTATCAGTCAACAGATGGTGTTGGAACCCTTTTTACCATTCAATTTCCGGTTTCAGACATTTAG
- the rplU gene encoding 50S ribosomal protein L21, giving the protein MLAIVKIAGQQFKVQEGQSLYVPHLQGKSGDKVEFNDVLFVDNGGNISVGEAVKATVKAEIVSDLVQGDKVIAFKMKRRKGFRKKHGHRTHYTRIKIESIA; this is encoded by the coding sequence ATGTTAGCAATAGTAAAAATCGCAGGTCAACAGTTTAAAGTGCAAGAAGGTCAAAGCTTGTACGTTCCCCACCTGCAGGGTAAATCCGGTGACAAAGTAGAGTTTAACGACGTACTGTTCGTTGACAATGGTGGTAACATTTCAGTAGGTGAAGCTGTAAAAGCTACCGTGAAAGCTGAAATCGTTAGTGACCTGGTTCAAGGTGACAAAGTCATTGCTTTTAAAATGAAAAGAAGAAAAGGATTTCGTAAAAAGCACGGACACAGAACGCACTACACCAGAATCAAAATTGAAAGCATCGCTTAG
- a CDS encoding monovalent cation:proton antiporter-2 (CPA2) family protein, protein MGASVLQNAMIFLGAALVFVPIAKKLGIGSVLGYIIGGVVIGPFVLGFIGTEGEDIMHAAEFGVVMMLFLIGLELNPQSFWRMRRRIIGMGGMQMLFTSVLFFLFFYFGSKMELNTSVALALTFSMSSTAIVLQTLKEKNLDKSQAGKSSFAVLLFQDIAVIPILAALPLLVLDEVPVKVARSGFLGWMDEYRTLTILGAVTSIILLGRFVFSPLLHLIARIHMRELFTASALFLVIAVSWLMDLAGVSAALGAFMAGVLMANSEFRHELESNLEPFKGLLLGLFFTAVGSTINFGLIVHQPMAIFQTVVLFMVLKSFVLFLVGKIFKKVLLQNILFTLLLSQIGEFAFILMGSIGVLGLLNKESLDFYMAVITISMIMSPILLFVNEKFIASRLIANTAEEKEYKVDPKEHNDIIIAGFGHFGSTLGRFLRANGVEATILDNNSDQVLLLRKMGFKVFYGDATRTAILDAAGAAHAKILVSALDIPEKNIELSAIVSKHYPHLKLFFRAKNRMNAYELIDNGVNNIYRESIHASVYMGVDILSVLGFRKYTSLRKANDFILHDNTALQKLSKHRHDYDSYVKNVREEIEQQERLLAEDRKFVEHKPDNAWDKSKLVAND, encoded by the coding sequence ATGGGAGCATCCGTTTTACAAAATGCCATGATTTTTCTGGGAGCAGCATTAGTGTTTGTTCCTATTGCAAAAAAGCTTGGCATTGGAAGTGTGCTGGGATATATTATTGGGGGAGTGGTAATTGGTCCATTTGTTCTTGGATTTATAGGAACAGAGGGGGAAGATATTATGCATGCGGCCGAATTTGGGGTTGTAATGATGTTGTTCCTGATAGGACTTGAATTAAATCCTCAGTCTTTCTGGCGAATGCGCAGGCGCATCATTGGAATGGGAGGTATGCAAATGCTTTTTACAAGTGTATTGTTTTTTCTGTTTTTTTATTTTGGTTCCAAAATGGAATTGAATACGTCTGTTGCGCTGGCACTAACATTTTCTATGTCTTCAACAGCAATTGTGTTACAAACGTTGAAAGAAAAGAATCTGGACAAATCGCAGGCTGGAAAATCCTCATTTGCGGTTTTGTTGTTTCAGGATATTGCCGTCATCCCAATTTTGGCTGCCTTGCCATTACTTGTGTTAGATGAAGTTCCAGTCAAGGTTGCCAGATCAGGTTTTCTTGGCTGGATGGATGAATATCGGACGCTTACCATATTAGGTGCAGTAACTAGTATCATTTTACTGGGAAGGTTTGTATTTAGTCCCTTGTTGCATTTAATTGCCCGTATACATATGCGAGAACTGTTCACTGCATCTGCATTATTTCTAGTAATTGCCGTTTCCTGGTTAATGGATCTGGCAGGAGTGAGTGCGGCTCTTGGGGCATTCATGGCAGGGGTATTAATGGCAAATAGTGAGTTCAGGCATGAATTGGAAAGTAATTTGGAACCTTTTAAAGGACTGTTACTGGGTTTGTTTTTTACAGCAGTAGGTTCTACCATCAATTTTGGATTGATTGTTCATCAACCAATGGCGATTTTTCAAACTGTTGTCCTTTTCATGGTTTTAAAATCGTTTGTTTTGTTCCTGGTGGGCAAGATTTTCAAGAAGGTATTGTTGCAGAATATACTGTTTACATTATTATTATCCCAGATAGGTGAATTCGCTTTTATTTTGATGGGATCTATAGGAGTACTTGGTCTTCTCAATAAAGAATCGCTTGACTTTTACATGGCGGTTATTACTATTAGTATGATTATGTCTCCCATACTTTTATTTGTCAATGAAAAATTTATTGCGAGCAGACTGATTGCAAATACAGCAGAGGAAAAAGAATATAAGGTTGATCCCAAGGAACACAATGATATAATTATCGCCGGATTTGGTCATTTCGGGAGCACACTTGGCAGATTTTTAAGAGCAAATGGGGTAGAAGCCACCATCCTGGACAATAACAGTGATCAGGTTTTGTTATTGCGTAAAATGGGTTTTAAAGTATTCTATGGGGATGCCACCCGAACGGCTATTTTAGATGCTGCTGGTGCTGCACATGCCAAAATATTGGTCTCTGCTTTGGATATACCTGAAAAAAATATTGAATTATCTGCTATTGTTTCAAAGCATTACCCTCATCTAAAATTATTCTTCAGGGCAAAAAACAGAATGAACGCTTATGAACTAATTGATAATGGTGTTAACAATATTTACAGGGAGTCTATTCATGCTTCTGTATATATGGGAGTTGATATTTTATCGGTATTAGGCTTCAGGAAATATACCTCACTCAGGAAAGCAAATGATTTTATTCTGCACGACAATACAGCACTTCAGAAGCTTTCCAAACACAGGCATGATTATGATAGTTACGTTAAAAATGTAAGGGAAGAAATAGAGCAACAGGAAAGATTGCTTGCTGAGGACAGGAAGTTTGTTGAGCACAAACCGGATAATGCATGGGATAAGTCGAAACTGGTTGCTAATGATTAA
- the rpmA gene encoding 50S ribosomal protein L27: MAHKKGEGSVKNGRDSQSKRLGVKIYGGQPALSGNIIIRQRGTQYHPGKNVGVGTDFTLFALTDGIVEFKKGKADKTTVSVLPAEATA, encoded by the coding sequence ATGGCACACAAAAAAGGGGAAGGTAGTGTTAAAAACGGTCGTGATTCACAGAGCAAGCGCCTAGGTGTAAAAATCTACGGTGGTCAGCCTGCACTATCTGGTAACATTATTATTCGTCAAAGAGGAACACAATACCATCCTGGAAAGAATGTAGGAGTTGGAACAGACTTCACTTTATTTGCTTTAACTGATGGGATTGTAGAATTCAAAAAAGGGAAAGCAGACAAGACAACTGTATCTGTTTTACCAGCGGAAGCAACCGCATAA
- a CDS encoding DUF3667 domain-containing protein, with the protein MLTHFVFDLFHFDGKFFRTMKYLLLRPGFLAQEHLRGRRMDYLHPIRLYIFTSAFFFLFFFMVSTSTIDGKMNMGDKTIDSTANVKTDSAQNELIKFDRQFSNLKQYDSVQRSLPESKRDGFVVRKLQRQNLILKEKYPSSKVLISKILDVFAHQFPKMLFVSLPLFALLLFILYARKKQYYYADHVVFTLHFYSTVFILIFLAICLNMMLDWTGAYVISDNEGKNFLNGAMRSEYISLVIGFYWYRSLRNFYGQSRRKTILKFVLQLFINLLVFSILFLLFFLFSFMII; encoded by the coding sequence ATGTTAACCCATTTCGTTTTTGATTTGTTTCATTTTGACGGAAAATTTTTCCGAACCATGAAGTACTTATTGCTCAGGCCCGGTTTTCTGGCTCAGGAGCATTTAAGGGGCAGAAGAATGGACTATTTGCATCCTATCAGACTCTATATTTTTACATCTGCCTTTTTCTTCTTGTTCTTTTTCATGGTGAGCACATCTACAATTGATGGAAAAATGAATATGGGGGACAAGACAATTGACTCTACAGCGAATGTTAAAACGGATTCTGCTCAAAATGAGCTAATAAAATTTGATCGCCAGTTTTCAAATTTAAAGCAATACGATTCTGTTCAAAGGAGTTTACCAGAATCAAAGCGTGATGGATTTGTAGTGAGGAAGTTACAAAGACAGAACCTGATTCTGAAAGAGAAATATCCATCTAGTAAAGTATTAATAAGCAAAATTTTAGATGTTTTTGCGCATCAGTTTCCAAAAATGCTATTCGTTTCCCTTCCTCTGTTTGCTTTGCTATTGTTTATTCTATACGCAAGAAAAAAGCAATATTATTATGCTGATCATGTAGTGTTTACTTTGCATTTTTATTCAACTGTCTTCATTCTTATTTTTCTGGCTATCTGTTTGAATATGATGCTTGACTGGACAGGGGCTTATGTCATATCTGATAATGAGGGTAAAAACTTTTTAAACGGGGCAATGCGTTCAGAATATATATCACTGGTTATCGGATTTTATTGGTACCGCTCTCTGCGAAATTTTTACGGACAATCCAGAAGAAAGACAATCCTAAAATTTGTATTGCAATTGTTTATTAATCTGCTTGTTTTTTCTATCCTATTCCTGTTGTTCTTTCTTTTTTCTTTTATGATAATCTAA
- a CDS encoding Gfo/Idh/MocA family oxidoreductase: protein MKNTNQTPVIKTALLSYGMSGKVFHAPFIHFHPGFELSAVWERSKMTANLDYPSVQVVAQLEEILNNPAIELVVVNTPTATHFEYAQKALLAGKHVIVEKAFTTTEKEADLLIDLAEKTGKILSVYQNRRWDSDFQTVQKIIRQQLLGNIHSATIRFERFKEILSAKLHKEQPGPGAGLLMDLGPHIIDQALVLFGMPNAVIADIRTLRTHSLVDDDFLIHLLYDDLRVTLISSLLIPHAVDAFLIHGSKASFMKQRADIQENALLKLEQPFTDNWGLEPEEYAGQLVTIQDGKEKAERIPTIAGNYGEYYENIYRVIRFNEPLKISGKDGKNVMKIIEAAKQSNAEKRQIAINH from the coding sequence TTGAAAAACACTAATCAAACACCTGTTATAAAGACGGCACTGCTTTCTTATGGCATGTCTGGAAAAGTATTTCATGCACCATTTATTCATTTTCATCCAGGATTTGAATTATCTGCTGTTTGGGAACGCAGTAAAATGACCGCCAACCTCGACTACCCTTCTGTTCAGGTAGTTGCTCAGTTGGAAGAGATTTTAAATAACCCAGCGATTGAACTGGTTGTTGTAAATACACCTACGGCTACCCACTTTGAATATGCACAAAAAGCTTTACTGGCAGGTAAACACGTAATTGTAGAGAAAGCTTTTACCACAACGGAAAAAGAAGCTGATCTGCTCATTGACTTAGCTGAAAAAACCGGAAAAATACTGTCTGTTTATCAAAACAGAAGATGGGACAGCGATTTCCAGACTGTACAAAAAATAATCAGACAGCAGCTACTCGGGAATATCCATAGTGCCACCATTCGGTTTGAAAGATTCAAAGAAATATTAAGTGCAAAATTGCATAAAGAACAGCCAGGACCTGGTGCCGGATTACTGATGGACCTGGGACCACATATCATTGATCAGGCCCTGGTACTTTTTGGTATGCCAAATGCAGTAATAGCAGATATCAGAACACTCAGAACCCATTCACTGGTAGATGATGACTTCCTGATTCATTTGCTCTATGATGATTTACGTGTAACACTAATCAGCAGTTTACTGATACCGCATGCCGTAGATGCTTTTCTAATTCATGGCAGTAAAGCAAGTTTTATGAAGCAAAGAGCAGATATACAGGAGAATGCTTTACTAAAATTGGAGCAACCCTTCACTGATAATTGGGGATTAGAACCGGAAGAATATGCGGGACAACTGGTTACCATACAGGATGGAAAAGAGAAAGCAGAACGCATACCAACTATAGCAGGCAACTATGGTGAATATTATGAAAATATTTACCGGGTAATCCGCTTCAATGAACCACTTAAGATTTCAGGAAAAGACGGAAAGAATGTGATGAAAATAATAGAAGCTGCCAAACAGAGTAACGCAGAAAAAAGACAGATTGCTATTAATCATTAG